The Pricia mediterranea genome includes a window with the following:
- the hemH gene encoding ferrochelatase has protein sequence MKGVLLVNLGSPESPTAKDLKPYLDEFLMDERVIDAPLWLRNIIVRGIILQTRPKKSAEAYAKIWWDEGSPLIIISERFTDKLRKQTDMPVALGMRYGTMSIKKSLQELRDKGVEDVLLVPLYPHYAMSSYETVVVKAMEVQKEFFPQTRLTTLPAFYRNPEYIKVLSKSIADGLKNFDYDHILFSYHGIPERHIRKSDPTSYHCKIDGSCCTINSVAHHSCYRHQVYKTTELVKATLGLKDEQVSLSFQSRLAGDPWLKPYTDYEFERLAKEGVKRLAVITPAFVADCLETLEEIAMEGKDQFIEAGGENYTHIPCLNDSDAWVQVMANWVKDWETTGRLPS, from the coding sequence ATGAAAGGAGTTCTATTGGTCAATCTAGGTTCCCCCGAAAGTCCCACTGCAAAGGACCTCAAACCGTATCTCGACGAGTTTTTAATGGACGAACGGGTCATCGATGCACCCCTATGGCTCCGCAATATCATCGTACGCGGGATTATCCTGCAGACCCGACCCAAAAAATCGGCAGAGGCCTACGCCAAGATTTGGTGGGACGAAGGCTCGCCACTAATCATTATATCCGAACGTTTTACCGACAAACTTCGGAAGCAGACCGACATGCCCGTGGCCCTCGGGATGCGCTACGGTACGATGAGCATCAAAAAGTCGTTACAGGAACTAAGGGACAAGGGCGTCGAGGACGTATTATTGGTGCCGTTATATCCACATTACGCCATGTCTAGCTATGAAACCGTAGTGGTCAAGGCGATGGAGGTTCAAAAAGAATTTTTTCCGCAGACGCGATTGACCACACTTCCGGCCTTTTACCGCAATCCAGAGTACATCAAAGTATTATCGAAAAGTATAGCCGATGGCCTGAAGAATTTCGATTATGACCACATCCTGTTCTCATACCACGGCATTCCCGAAAGGCACATCCGAAAATCGGACCCCACCAGCTACCACTGCAAAATCGACGGCAGTTGTTGCACTATCAACTCCGTGGCCCACCATAGCTGCTACCGGCATCAAGTCTATAAAACGACCGAACTTGTGAAAGCGACGCTCGGACTCAAAGACGAACAGGTGAGCTTGTCGTTCCAGTCCCGTTTGGCCGGCGACCCTTGGCTTAAACCCTATACGGATTACGAGTTCGAACGTTTGGCGAAGGAAGGTGTCAAGCGCTTGGCCGTTATCACCCCTGCCTTTGTGGCCGACTGCCTGGAAACCTTGGAGGAAATCGCCATGGAAGGCAAAGACCAGTTTATCGAAGCGGGCGGCGAAAACTACACCCACATCCCTTGTTTGAATGACTCCGATGCATGGGTGCAGGTAATGGCGAACTGGGTAAAGGATTGGGAAACTACGGGGCGGCTTCCCTCGTGA
- a CDS encoding RES family NAD+ phosphorylase, whose translation MDLSIKELQKEWNSRPWPKSTQKIGTSWARAMRSVALRIPSARLNLSVYPEEHNLLINPLRPDFLTAVSIASTETFNLN comes from the coding sequence TTGGACCTGTCGATCAAGGAGTTGCAGAAGGAATGGAATTCCCGTCCGTGGCCAAAATCGACCCAGAAAATCGGTACAAGTTGGGCAAGGGCGATGAGAAGTGTGGCGCTTAGAATCCCGTCGGCCAGATTGAACCTGTCCGTCTATCCGGAGGAGCATAACCTGCTTATCAATCCCTTGCGCCCTGATTTCCTAACAGCGGTTTCGATAGCGAGTACGGAAACCTTCAATTTAAATTGA
- a CDS encoding N-acetylmuramoyl-L-alanine amidase-like domain-containing protein, translating to MKSIFLAIALIVVQTSFSQAITCSPVDRQAVENKLKEIDVLAKADFGETLVAIGKTFKGTPYVAKTLEIGDIETLVVNLQGLDCTTYVENVLAFGRMLEKGESDFDDFIATLENIRYKDGELDGYASRLHYFSEWIANNEEKGLLKDITAEIGGEKITKDIDFMSTHRDLYPFLSDEGNFERIKASERALNDRGIYILPQKDIADKEHLIQTGDIIALTTSIDGLDITHTGFATREDDGRIHLLHASTGSMEVEVSELTLTDYLKKVKKNSGIMVARPKL from the coding sequence ATGAAAAGCATATTTCTTGCCATAGCACTGATTGTAGTCCAAACTTCTTTTTCGCAAGCCATCACCTGCTCCCCCGTGGACAGGCAAGCGGTCGAGAACAAGCTCAAGGAAATCGACGTTTTGGCTAAAGCAGATTTCGGAGAAACTTTGGTCGCGATCGGGAAGACCTTCAAGGGCACGCCCTACGTAGCAAAAACGCTTGAAATCGGGGACATCGAAACCCTGGTCGTCAACCTGCAAGGTCTCGATTGTACCACCTATGTTGAAAACGTGCTGGCCTTTGGTCGGATGCTCGAGAAGGGGGAATCGGACTTCGACGACTTTATCGCAACCTTGGAAAATATTCGCTACAAGGATGGCGAACTCGACGGTTACGCTTCCCGGCTGCATTATTTTTCAGAGTGGATTGCCAATAACGAAGAAAAGGGCCTGTTGAAAGATATCACCGCCGAAATCGGAGGAGAGAAAATTACCAAGGATATCGACTTTATGAGTACCCACCGCGACCTGTATCCTTTTTTAAGCGATGAAGGAAATTTTGAAAGGATAAAGGCATCCGAAAGAGCCTTGAACGACCGGGGCATTTACATCCTCCCGCAAAAAGATATCGCTGATAAGGAGCATCTCATCCAAACCGGTGACATTATTGCGCTGACCACCTCCATCGATGGCCTTGACATTACCCATACCGGTTTCGCCACCCGGGAAGACGACGGGCGCATCCACCTGCTACACGCCTCCACCGGCTCCATGGAAGTAGAGGTAAGCGAGCTTACACTGACGGACTATCTCAAAAAGGTCAAGAAAAATTCCGGAATCATGGTGGCGCGGCCAAAACTCTAG
- a CDS encoding helix-turn-helix transcriptional regulator, whose amino-acid sequence MEEKNIAQGSFQEVFIEDGFFVLKIQNDTPEIQRVTREIDSSFIQFHFCLKGGAKFVFSQGTYALEVSEENSLLLYNPQLDLPINLELTPNSWLVSVVMTIRNFHSLFSREAEYIPFLSAENKDKKYYSQEKVSPAIAVVLSQIMNYNLHPSIKELYIKGKAYELISLYFNRGEDADVEQCPFLVDEDNVRRIRKAKEIVITRMAEPPTLAELSEEIGLSLKKLKEGFKQIYGDSVFSFLFDYKMEYARKMLETGQHNVNEVGLKVGYSTASHFITAFKKKYGTTPKKYLMAMAGS is encoded by the coding sequence ATGGAGGAAAAAAATATCGCTCAAGGTTCATTTCAGGAAGTCTTTATCGAAGACGGGTTTTTCGTTCTCAAGATACAGAACGACACCCCGGAAATACAACGGGTTACCCGAGAAATCGATAGCAGTTTTATCCAGTTCCATTTTTGTTTGAAGGGTGGCGCCAAATTTGTCTTCAGTCAGGGAACCTACGCTTTGGAGGTTTCCGAAGAGAATTCCCTTCTTTTGTACAATCCTCAGTTGGACCTTCCCATCAATCTCGAACTAACTCCCAATTCGTGGCTGGTTTCGGTAGTCATGACTATCCGGAATTTCCACTCCCTTTTCTCAAGGGAAGCGGAATACATCCCGTTCTTGAGTGCGGAAAACAAGGATAAAAAATATTATTCGCAAGAAAAGGTCAGCCCCGCTATTGCCGTGGTTCTCAGTCAGATAATGAACTACAACCTGCATCCCTCCATCAAGGAACTGTACATCAAGGGGAAGGCCTACGAACTCATCTCGCTCTACTTCAACAGGGGGGAGGATGCCGATGTGGAGCAATGCCCGTTTCTGGTCGATGAAGACAATGTCCGCCGCATCCGCAAGGCCAAAGAAATTGTGATAACCCGGATGGCAGAGCCTCCCACCCTGGCAGAGCTATCCGAGGAAATCGGATTGTCCCTTAAAAAATTGAAAGAGGGCTTCAAACAAATTTATGGGGATTCGGTGTTCAGTTTTCTTTTCGACTATAAGATGGAATACGCCCGAAAGATGCTCGAGACCGGCCAACATAACGTTAACGAGGTCGGTCTTAAAGTGGGTTATAGCACGGCGAGCCATTTTATAACCGCATTTAAAAAAAAGTACGGTACTACTCCGAAGAAATATCTGATGGCTATGGCAGGCTCATAG
- the hemA gene encoding glutamyl-tRNA reductase, translating to MKDYHISRHNSFYSIGLNYQKADAETRGNFSLGKAASEKLLMQAKAQGIDGLLATSTCNRTELYGFAQHPFQLIKLLCDNTTGSIEEFQDVAYVYKNNEAIGHLFRVGTGLDSQILGDFEIISQLKQSFNRSKKFELANPFIERLCNSVIQASKRIKNETEISSGATSVAFASVRYILENVPDASEKNILLFGTGKIGRNTCENLIKHTKNNHITLVNRTKEKAERIAGKFQLTVRDYGDLQTEIRNTDVLIVATSAQSPTVSKELIHTKKPLLILDLSIPKNVSDEVSQLENVTLIHLDHLSQMTDEALERRKQYVPHAEEIIAEVRHDFDQWLETRKFAPVIKALKKKLKTMKEEEMDYQSKKRSDFNEQQADIISNRIIQKITKQFANHLKGDDVDSDTSLQLIQSVFQLEVDTP from the coding sequence ATGAAAGACTACCATATTTCTCGACATAACTCGTTCTATAGCATTGGTCTCAATTACCAGAAAGCCGATGCCGAGACCCGGGGCAATTTCAGTCTCGGAAAAGCCGCCAGTGAGAAATTGCTGATGCAGGCAAAGGCACAGGGCATCGACGGACTTTTGGCGACTTCGACCTGTAATCGTACCGAGCTGTACGGGTTTGCCCAACATCCCTTTCAGCTAATCAAACTGCTTTGCGATAATACGACCGGTTCAATCGAGGAATTTCAGGATGTGGCCTACGTTTATAAGAACAATGAGGCCATCGGACACCTTTTTCGGGTCGGAACTGGTCTGGACAGTCAGATTTTGGGCGATTTTGAGATTATCAGTCAATTGAAACAGAGTTTCAACCGTTCCAAAAAATTTGAACTTGCCAATCCGTTTATAGAACGTCTTTGCAACTCTGTTATTCAGGCCAGTAAACGTATAAAGAACGAAACCGAGATATCGTCCGGGGCAACTTCGGTAGCTTTTGCCTCGGTTCGCTATATTTTGGAAAACGTTCCCGATGCTTCGGAGAAGAACATTTTGCTCTTCGGAACCGGGAAGATCGGTCGCAACACTTGTGAAAACCTGATCAAGCATACCAAGAACAATCACATAACCCTTGTTAACCGTACGAAGGAAAAAGCAGAAAGAATTGCCGGGAAATTCCAGTTGACGGTAAGGGACTATGGCGACCTGCAGACCGAAATCCGGAATACCGACGTGCTAATCGTGGCCACAAGCGCCCAATCGCCAACTGTATCCAAGGAATTGATCCACACAAAGAAGCCGCTGTTGATCTTGGATCTGTCCATTCCCAAAAATGTGTCCGATGAGGTGTCCCAATTAGAGAACGTTACCCTCATACACCTTGACCATCTCTCTCAAATGACCGATGAGGCTTTGGAACGACGAAAACAGTATGTGCCACATGCCGAAGAAATCATCGCCGAAGTGCGACACGATTTCGATCAATGGTTGGAAACCCGAAAATTCGCACCCGTAATCAAGGCGCTGAAAAAGAAACTAAAGACCATGAAAGAGGAGGAAATGGACTACCAGTCCAAAAAACGCTCCGATTTCAATGAACAACAGGCCGATATCATTTCTAACCGCATCATTCAGAAAATCACCAAACAGTTCGCCAACCACTTGAAAGGCGATGATGTTGATTCCGATACCAGCCTTCAACTTATTCAGAGCGTCTTTCAACTCGAAGTAGACACCCCATGA
- the hemC gene encoding hydroxymethylbilane synthase codes for MNKIIRIGTRDSELALWQATTVKDKLEALGHRAEIVPVKSTGDLVLDKPLHEMGITGIFTKTLDVAMLRGEIDVAVHSMKDVPTKLPVGIVQAAVLERGNFLDILAFKKNEEFLAEREAVIATGSLRRKAQWLNRYPTHTVVDLRGNVQTRYEKLKKNDWNAAIFAAAGLERTGLEPENTVGLTWMMPAPAQGAIMVVALEDDAVVREACAQLNHEPTDICTRLEREFLRILEGGCTAPIGALATIDENEVTLKGVLLTVDGKKKLQSEFSAPLGRHEFLGRDCANSILSRGGKLLMNEIQGAILKTNIFSTKDLSQKQLALFDKSVRVKSKDFIKVSPNRISAYELKKPKHNVIVTSQNAVEALLQNVDAADLRFENIYCVGRKTKRLIERRIGPVKHQEKYAEKLAAYLVEYMEGLEVTYFCSSLRLDTIPTILAENNIKVNEIEAYETKHVSEKVDDDIEGVMFYSPSTVESYLIKNAPDKIAYCIGETTAAEARKHFADVRVAKTPIVESVIELVNEQYVKLHE; via the coding sequence ATGAACAAAATCATACGCATCGGTACCCGCGATAGCGAACTGGCGCTGTGGCAGGCGACCACCGTTAAGGATAAGTTAGAGGCTCTGGGCCATCGGGCCGAGATTGTTCCCGTTAAGTCCACTGGGGATCTCGTACTCGACAAACCGCTTCACGAAATGGGGATTACCGGTATTTTTACGAAAACGCTGGATGTTGCGATGTTGCGCGGTGAAATCGATGTGGCCGTGCATAGCATGAAAGACGTGCCGACGAAACTTCCGGTAGGCATCGTTCAGGCGGCCGTACTCGAGCGCGGCAATTTTCTTGACATCCTTGCCTTTAAGAAAAATGAGGAGTTTTTGGCCGAAAGGGAGGCCGTTATCGCTACCGGAAGCCTACGGCGAAAGGCCCAATGGCTGAACCGTTACCCCACCCATACCGTGGTCGATCTGCGGGGGAACGTTCAAACACGTTACGAAAAATTGAAGAAAAATGATTGGAACGCCGCTATTTTCGCCGCGGCGGGGCTGGAGCGTACCGGTCTGGAGCCGGAGAACACTGTCGGTCTAACCTGGATGATGCCGGCCCCCGCCCAGGGTGCGATTATGGTGGTGGCCCTAGAAGACGACGCCGTCGTTCGGGAAGCCTGTGCCCAGCTCAACCACGAACCCACCGATATCTGCACCCGACTGGAACGGGAGTTTTTACGTATTCTCGAGGGGGGCTGTACGGCACCTATCGGGGCTTTGGCCACTATCGACGAAAACGAGGTCACTCTAAAGGGAGTGCTATTAACGGTCGACGGGAAGAAAAAACTGCAATCGGAGTTCAGTGCGCCTTTAGGCCGTCACGAATTCTTGGGGCGTGATTGCGCCAACAGCATTTTGAGCCGTGGGGGCAAACTCTTGATGAACGAAATTCAGGGCGCTATCTTGAAGACGAATATTTTCTCCACCAAAGATCTGAGTCAAAAGCAGCTAGCGCTGTTTGACAAGTCCGTCCGTGTAAAATCCAAAGACTTCATAAAGGTGAGTCCCAATCGCATTTCGGCCTATGAGCTTAAAAAGCCAAAGCACAATGTAATTGTAACAAGTCAAAACGCGGTAGAGGCACTGTTACAGAATGTAGACGCCGCCGACTTGAGGTTCGAAAACATCTATTGCGTCGGCAGAAAGACCAAGCGCCTGATCGAACGCCGTATCGGCCCCGTAAAACATCAGGAGAAATATGCCGAAAAACTGGCAGCTTATCTGGTGGAATATATGGAAGGCCTTGAGGTCACCTATTTTTGCAGCAGCCTACGGCTCGACACGATCCCGACGATTTTGGCGGAAAACAATATCAAGGTCAACGAAATCGAGGCTTATGAAACAAAACACGTTTCCGAAAAAGTAGACGACGACATCGAGGGGGTCATGTTCTATAGTCCCTCTACGGTCGAGAGTTATCTGATAAAAAATGCACCTGATAAAATCGCATACTGTATTGGTGAGACCACGGCAGCGGAAGCACGAAAGCATTTTGCCGATGTGCGGGTGGCGAAAACGCCGATTGTAGAGAGCGTCATCGAACTGGTGAACGAGCAGTATGTTAAATTACACGAGTAA
- the hemE gene encoding uroporphyrinogen decarboxylase — translation MIKNDLFLRALTGETVERPPVWMMRQAGRYLPEFMEIKEKYDFFTRCRTPELASEITVQPIRRFGMDAAILFCDILVIPQAMDIEVQMKPNFGPYLPNPVRTQKDIDRVIVPDVDDALDYVMQAIKATKEKLNDEVPLIGFAGSPWTILCYCVQGQGSKNFDKAKELCFTEPAAAHEMLQKITDTTIAYLKAKVKAGVNAVQVFDSWGGMLSPSDYQEFSWQYIQQIIEALKDEAPVIVFGKGCWFALGDMAKSGAAALGVDWTCSPKNARYLSGGNITLQGNFDPSRLLSPPADIKRMVTQMIDEFGKDKYVVNLGHGILPNIPVENAKAFVDAVKEYKVQSN, via the coding sequence ATGATAAAAAACGACTTGTTCCTCCGTGCCCTTACAGGCGAGACCGTAGAGCGCCCGCCCGTGTGGATGATGCGCCAAGCCGGCCGTTACTTGCCGGAGTTCATGGAAATCAAAGAAAAATACGATTTCTTTACCCGTTGCCGTACCCCCGAACTGGCTTCCGAAATAACAGTACAGCCCATCCGCAGGTTCGGGATGGACGCGGCCATTCTATTTTGCGATATTTTGGTCATTCCACAAGCGATGGATATCGAGGTGCAGATGAAGCCCAATTTCGGACCGTATCTGCCGAATCCCGTGCGTACCCAGAAAGACATAGACCGGGTCATCGTGCCCGATGTCGACGATGCGCTCGATTATGTGATGCAGGCCATCAAGGCTACCAAGGAAAAGCTGAACGACGAAGTGCCGCTGATCGGTTTTGCGGGATCACCTTGGACGATACTTTGTTATTGCGTACAAGGTCAGGGCAGCAAGAACTTTGACAAGGCCAAGGAACTCTGCTTTACAGAACCCGCTGCGGCTCATGAAATGCTTCAAAAAATTACGGATACGACCATTGCCTATCTAAAGGCGAAAGTCAAGGCGGGCGTAAATGCGGTACAGGTCTTCGATTCCTGGGGCGGTATGCTTTCCCCTAGCGATTATCAAGAGTTTTCCTGGCAGTACATCCAACAAATTATCGAAGCCCTCAAAGACGAAGCGCCCGTCATCGTGTTCGGCAAAGGATGCTGGTTCGCCTTGGGCGACATGGCGAAATCCGGAGCCGCCGCTCTCGGTGTAGATTGGACCTGCTCGCCCAAAAACGCACGCTATCTATCAGGCGGAAACATTACATTACAAGGTAACTTCGATCCTTCGCGCCTACTTTCCCCGCCCGCGGACATTAAAAGAATGGTGACCCAAATGATCGACGAATTTGGAAAGGATAAATACGTGGTGAATTTGGGACATGGTATTCTGCCGAATATCCCCGTCGAGAATGCGAAGGCATTTGTCGATGCGGTAAAGGAGTATAAAGTACAAAGCAATTAG
- the hemF gene encoding oxygen-dependent coproporphyrinogen oxidase, translating into MRDKFHSYIKVLQDTITAKLEEVDGTARFREDLWERPEGGGGRTRVIENGNVFEKGGVNISSVHGELPKSMQAYFGVEDADFFACGLSLVLHPRSPMVPTVHANWRYFEMYDKSGSIADQWFGGGQDLTPYYLFEEDAEHFHAVCKAACDKHDPEFYTLYKKRCDEYFWNGHRNEARGVGGLFFDYCKATEEMGMNDWYNFVTAVGDSFLDSYIPIVLKRKDIDYTADQREWQEIRRGRYVEFNLVHDKGTLFGLKTNGRIESILMSLPPFVQWRYDHREQAGSEEERLLDVLKNPREWV; encoded by the coding sequence ATGAGGGATAAATTCCACTCCTACATAAAAGTCCTGCAAGACACGATTACCGCAAAGCTCGAAGAAGTTGATGGCACGGCCAGATTTCGCGAAGATTTGTGGGAGCGTCCGGAAGGAGGCGGGGGTCGTACGAGGGTTATCGAGAACGGAAATGTTTTTGAAAAGGGCGGGGTGAACATCTCATCGGTTCACGGTGAGCTTCCCAAGAGCATGCAGGCCTATTTCGGGGTGGAGGATGCCGACTTCTTCGCCTGTGGATTGAGTTTGGTATTACATCCTAGAAGTCCCATGGTGCCGACCGTACACGCCAATTGGCGGTATTTCGAGATGTACGATAAAAGCGGGAGTATTGCAGATCAATGGTTCGGTGGGGGTCAGGATCTGACTCCCTATTACCTGTTCGAGGAAGATGCGGAACATTTTCATGCGGTCTGTAAGGCGGCCTGTGATAAACATGACCCGGAATTTTATACCTTGTACAAAAAACGATGCGACGAATATTTTTGGAACGGACATCGGAACGAGGCGCGGGGGGTCGGCGGACTCTTCTTTGATTACTGTAAAGCAACCGAGGAAATGGGAATGAACGATTGGTATAATTTCGTGACCGCGGTGGGCGACAGCTTCCTCGACAGCTATATACCGATTGTTTTAAAGCGGAAGGACATCGACTATACGGCCGATCAGCGCGAATGGCAGGAAATACGCCGTGGCCGTTACGTGGAGTTCAATCTAGTACACGATAAGGGCACTTTGTTCGGCCTGAAGACCAATGGACGTATTGAAAGTATTCTGATGAGCCTGCCACCCTTCGTGCAATGGCGGTATGATCATCGAGAGCAGGCAGGCAGCGAGGAAGAAAGATTGTTAGATGTACTCAAAAACCCTAGGGAATGGGTTTGA
- the hemB gene encoding porphobilinogen synthase yields the protein MYPLRRNRRLRTNPAIRHLVRETLLTPSDFLVPLFVVEGKSTKEEIPSMPDYYRLSLDYLEKEVKELWELGLRAVLLFVKVSDDLKDNKGSEAVNDKGLMQLAIKTVKNACPQMLVMTDVALDPYSSFGHDGIVEDGRILNDESSEILAEMSLSHANAGADFVAPSDMMDGRIRTIREALEDEGLTDTGIMAYSAKYASAFYGPFRDALDSAPVDQKDVPENKNTYQMDPANRMEALKETRMDVEEGADIVMIKPGLCYLDIVREIRDAVEVPVAVYQVSGEYAMLKAASEKGWLDHDAVMMEQLTAIKRAGANFIASYFAKDAVRLM from the coding sequence ATGTATCCTTTACGAAGAAATCGAAGACTGAGAACCAATCCTGCCATCCGCCATCTGGTGCGCGAGACCCTACTGACCCCGAGCGATTTTCTCGTGCCGCTTTTTGTGGTCGAGGGTAAAAGCACAAAGGAAGAAATTCCCTCCATGCCCGATTATTATCGGTTGAGTTTAGATTATCTTGAAAAAGAGGTCAAAGAACTGTGGGAACTAGGCCTCCGCGCCGTGCTTCTCTTCGTAAAGGTGTCCGACGACCTAAAGGATAACAAGGGTTCCGAGGCGGTGAACGATAAAGGCCTCATGCAATTGGCCATCAAGACGGTCAAAAATGCCTGTCCCCAAATGCTGGTTATGACCGACGTCGCCCTAGACCCTTATTCTTCTTTCGGGCATGACGGAATCGTGGAAGACGGACGGATTCTAAACGATGAATCCTCCGAAATATTGGCTGAAATGAGCCTCAGTCATGCCAATGCCGGAGCTGATTTTGTCGCCCCAAGTGATATGATGGACGGTCGCATCCGTACCATCCGGGAGGCCCTCGAAGATGAAGGCCTAACCGATACAGGAATTATGGCCTATAGTGCCAAATACGCCAGTGCCTTTTATGGCCCGTTCCGCGATGCCCTCGATTCCGCTCCTGTAGATCAAAAGGATGTGCCGGAGAATAAAAACACGTACCAAATGGATCCCGCGAACCGGATGGAAGCCCTAAAGGAAACCCGAATGGATGTCGAGGAAGGTGCCGATATCGTGATGATAAAACCAGGCCTCTGCTATTTGGATATCGTCCGTGAGATTCGTGATGCGGTCGAAGTCCCCGTCGCGGTCTATCAGGTCAGCGGGGAATACGCCATGCTTAAGGCCGCATCCGAAAAAGGATGGCTTGATCACGATGCCGTAATGATGGAGCAGTTGACGGCCATAAAAAGGGCGGGCGCCAATTTTATTGCGAGCTATTTCGCGAAAGATGCCGTGCGATTGATGTAG
- a CDS encoding serine hydrolase domain-containing protein, whose protein sequence is MKTAIYILLSLFLVTLRGQEDSSVDTIQIPEDALISVHPADMGLDPSSLHTKVDSIITKGIKEEAFPGAVVLVAVKGKIIFEEAYGYHTYDSIQRTAADDIFDLASVTKIAGPLPAIMKLVGEGKLDLDAPFSTYWKRWQNRKDKKNITLREILAHQAGLEPYIIFLNEVLKKNGKPKRRFVRAEPNNRFQYRAYDGLYVKDRFDRKMYRMIDRSKVAQEKKYRYSGLTFLVFPELIEQMTGDSYEYYLQKNFYLPIGAPTLGFRPSTKGFSNKIVPTEEDSIFRHTLTQGWVHDENASLLGGVSGNAGLFSTARDLAKMMQMYLQYGIYNGKRYLSGDTVREFIKVQYPENDNRRGLGFDKPLLGNDTLALEDAYPAPEVSPKSFGHSGFTGTFVWADPKNQMVYIFLSNRVYPSRDHRNLYELHIRSAVQQVFYQALERKITQAPAYGSETISPGRQ, encoded by the coding sequence ATGAAAACAGCAATTTATATACTACTCAGTTTATTCTTGGTCACCTTGCGGGGACAGGAAGATTCCTCGGTCGACACCATTCAAATCCCCGAAGACGCCTTGATTTCGGTTCACCCAGCCGACATGGGTCTGGACCCCTCCTCGCTGCACACCAAAGTCGATTCAATAATAACGAAAGGAATAAAAGAAGAAGCCTTTCCGGGAGCAGTGGTTCTCGTCGCGGTAAAAGGAAAAATTATTTTTGAGGAAGCCTACGGCTACCACACCTATGATAGCATCCAACGCACGGCTGCGGACGATATTTTCGACCTGGCGTCCGTCACCAAGATTGCGGGCCCGCTGCCCGCAATCATGAAATTGGTCGGTGAGGGTAAGCTGGATCTTGATGCCCCGTTCAGCACCTATTGGAAACGCTGGCAAAATCGAAAGGACAAGAAGAACATCACGCTTCGGGAAATCCTGGCGCATCAAGCGGGACTTGAACCTTATATCATTTTTTTGAACGAGGTGCTCAAAAAGAACGGTAAGCCAAAACGTAGGTTCGTTAGGGCCGAACCGAATAACCGTTTCCAATATCGGGCGTATGACGGACTGTACGTTAAAGACCGATTTGACCGAAAGATGTACCGCATGATCGACCGCTCGAAGGTGGCCCAAGAAAAGAAGTACCGCTATTCCGGACTCACCTTTCTCGTCTTTCCCGAGCTTATCGAACAGATGACTGGAGATTCCTACGAATACTATCTGCAAAAGAATTTCTATCTGCCCATAGGTGCGCCGACCCTAGGGTTTCGGCCCAGTACCAAAGGCTTTTCCAATAAAATTGTGCCTACCGAGGAGGACAGTATTTTTCGGCATACCCTGACCCAGGGTTGGGTACATGATGAAAATGCTTCCCTATTGGGCGGAGTATCCGGCAATGCGGGACTTTTCTCTACGGCGCGCGATCTAGCCAAAATGATGCAAATGTACCTACAGTACGGCATCTATAATGGCAAGCGCTATTTGTCGGGCGATACGGTCAGGGAATTTATCAAAGTACAGTATCCCGAAAACGACAACCGTCGGGGTTTGGGCTTTGACAAACCTTTGTTGGGGAACGACACCCTGGCTCTCGAAGACGCCTACCCCGCGCCGGAGGTAAGTCCTAAAAGCTTTGGCCATAGCGGCTTTACAGGGACCTTCGTTTGGGCCGACCCTAAAAATCAAATGGTTTATATTTTTCTGTCCAATCGGGTCTATCCGTCCCGCGACCATCGAAATCTTTACGAACTCCATATCCGATCGGCGGTGCAGCAGGTGTTCTATCAAGCCCTCGAGAGGAAAATAACCCAAGCCCCCGCTTACGGTTCCGAAACGATAAGTCCGGGCCGACAATAG